A window of Zingiber officinale cultivar Zhangliang chromosome 5A, Zo_v1.1, whole genome shotgun sequence contains these coding sequences:
- the LOC121980699 gene encoding FKBP12-interacting protein of 37 kDa-like isoform X3, whose translation MVSTLNLDDEDDFGGDAPGSQTSTKRSDGKRKFGDLDEEEDGAFGRKGKSKIEESGPGMTMGMILSLRESLQNCKANLTSCQGELEVTKSEIQKWHSAFHNGPVTPAGMSPEPGLVLTYLLNLKSSEESLKEQLEKAKKREAAFIVTFAKREQEIADLKSAVRDLKTQLRPPSMQDRYDELAQRSLGDSDDNDGFEPFVGNNTSL comes from the exons ATGGTGTCTACTTTAAACCTCGATGAT GAAGACGATTTTGGAGGGGATGCTCCTGGAAGCCAGACTAGTACCAAACGTTCAG ATGGTAAGCGAAAATTTGGAGATCTCGACGAAGAAGAAGACGGCGCCTTTGGTCGCAAG GGAAAATCAAAAATTGAAGAAAGTGGACCTGGTATGACCATGGGAATGATTTTGTCTCTGCGTGAAAG CTTGCAGAATTGTAAAGCTAATCTCACATCATGCCAG GGAGAGTTAGAAGTTACTAAGTCGGAGATTCAAAAGTGGCATTCTGCATTTCACAATGGACCAGTTACTCCAGCTGGAATGTCTCCAG AACCCGGGTTGGTGCTAACTTATCTCCTGAACTTAAAGTCCTCTGAAGAATCCTTAAAAGAACAG CTAGAGAAAGCTAAGAAAAGAGAGGCTGCATTTATTGTCACTTTTGCAAAAAGAGAGCAGGAAATTGCTGATCTCAAG TCTGCAGTTCGAGATTTGAAGACTCAACTGAGACCACCATCAATGCAG GATAGATATGATGAGCTAGCTCAGAGAAGTTTGGGTGATAGTGATGATAATGATGGATTTGAGCCATTTGTTGGTAATAATACGAGTCTATGA
- the LOC121980699 gene encoding FKBP12-interacting protein of 37 kDa-like isoform X2, protein MVSTLNLDDEDDFGGDAPGSQTSTKRSDGKRKFGDLDEEEDGAFGRKGKSKIEESGPGMTMGMILSLRESLQNCKANLTSCQGELEVTKSEIQKWHSAFHNGPVTPAGMSPEPGLVLTYLLNLKSSEESLKEQLEKAKKREAAFIVTFAKREQEIADLKSAVRDLKTQLRPPSMQSKKRLTMVATATNAPTSQPILSTPIEQVESSMPTKVKRKTLCAKHLWTKQEDAALVDCLVELSKDSVWKSENGFRTGYLLHLEELMDVKVPSSNLKATPHIESRYKLLKR, encoded by the exons ATGGTGTCTACTTTAAACCTCGATGAT GAAGACGATTTTGGAGGGGATGCTCCTGGAAGCCAGACTAGTACCAAACGTTCAG ATGGTAAGCGAAAATTTGGAGATCTCGACGAAGAAGAAGACGGCGCCTTTGGTCGCAAG GGAAAATCAAAAATTGAAGAAAGTGGACCTGGTATGACCATGGGAATGATTTTGTCTCTGCGTGAAAG CTTGCAGAATTGTAAAGCTAATCTCACATCATGCCAG GGAGAGTTAGAAGTTACTAAGTCGGAGATTCAAAAGTGGCATTCTGCATTTCACAATGGACCAGTTACTCCAGCTGGAATGTCTCCAG AACCCGGGTTGGTGCTAACTTATCTCCTGAACTTAAAGTCCTCTGAAGAATCCTTAAAAGAACAG CTAGAGAAAGCTAAGAAAAGAGAGGCTGCATTTATTGTCACTTTTGCAAAAAGAGAGCAGGAAATTGCTGATCTCAAG TCTGCAGTTCGAGATTTGAAGACTCAACTGAGACCACCATCAATGCAG AGCAAGAAGAGGCTAACAATGGTAGCAACGGCTACGAATGCACCAACTTCACAGCCAATTCTATCAACTCCAATTGAACAAGTAGAAAGTTCAATGCCAACAAAGGTTAAAAGAAAAACTCTTTGCGCCAAACACTTATGGACAAAACAAGAGGATGCTGCATTAGTTGACTGTCTTGTTGAGTTGAGCAAAGATTCAGTTTGGAAGAGCGAGAATGGTTTTAGAACTGGGTACTTGTTGCATTTAGAGGAACTTATGGATGTTAAAGTGCCATCAAGCAATCTGAAGGCTACCCCTCATATCGAGTCAAGGTACAAGCTACTAAAGAGGTAG
- the LOC121980699 gene encoding FKBP12-interacting protein of 37 kDa-like isoform X1: MVSTLNLDDEDDFGGDAPGSQTSTKRSDGKRKFGDLDEEEDGAFGRKGKSKIEESGPGMTMGMILSLRESLQNCKANLTSCQGELEVTKSEIQKWHSAFHNGPVTPAGMSPEPGLVLTYLLNLKSSEESLKEQLEKAKKREAAFIVTFAKREQEIADLKSAVRDLKTQLRPPSMQFSMEGKSKKRLTMVATATNAPTSQPILSTPIEQVESSMPTKVKRKTLCAKHLWTKQEDAALVDCLVELSKDSVWKSENGFRTGYLLHLEELMDVKVPSSNLKATPHIESRYKLLKR; this comes from the exons ATGGTGTCTACTTTAAACCTCGATGAT GAAGACGATTTTGGAGGGGATGCTCCTGGAAGCCAGACTAGTACCAAACGTTCAG ATGGTAAGCGAAAATTTGGAGATCTCGACGAAGAAGAAGACGGCGCCTTTGGTCGCAAG GGAAAATCAAAAATTGAAGAAAGTGGACCTGGTATGACCATGGGAATGATTTTGTCTCTGCGTGAAAG CTTGCAGAATTGTAAAGCTAATCTCACATCATGCCAG GGAGAGTTAGAAGTTACTAAGTCGGAGATTCAAAAGTGGCATTCTGCATTTCACAATGGACCAGTTACTCCAGCTGGAATGTCTCCAG AACCCGGGTTGGTGCTAACTTATCTCCTGAACTTAAAGTCCTCTGAAGAATCCTTAAAAGAACAG CTAGAGAAAGCTAAGAAAAGAGAGGCTGCATTTATTGTCACTTTTGCAAAAAGAGAGCAGGAAATTGCTGATCTCAAG TCTGCAGTTCGAGATTTGAAGACTCAACTGAGACCACCATCAATGCAG ttttcaaTGGAAGGAAAGAGCAAGAAGAGGCTAACAATGGTAGCAACGGCTACGAATGCACCAACTTCACAGCCAATTCTATCAACTCCAATTGAACAAGTAGAAAGTTCAATGCCAACAAAGGTTAAAAGAAAAACTCTTTGCGCCAAACACTTATGGACAAAACAAGAGGATGCTGCATTAGTTGACTGTCTTGTTGAGTTGAGCAAAGATTCAGTTTGGAAGAGCGAGAATGGTTTTAGAACTGGGTACTTGTTGCATTTAGAGGAACTTATGGATGTTAAAGTGCCATCAAGCAATCTGAAGGCTACCCCTCATATCGAGTCAAGGTACAAGCTACTAAAGAGGTAG
- the LOC121980701 gene encoding uncharacterized protein LOC121980701 translates to MHFSAAPSSNSWQPVVTADSTEAYYWLNWRALLCAVWVLSSMIVASILVWKFEGSALCKDELWWPCVPEIHPVWLLVFRLVAFVALLGFLVINVLVDGGGIFYYYTQWTFMLVTIYFLIGTLMSAYGCKHLDKFSEDKVGVTTLNVEQGTYIASVNGQRKRQSNVLEEQLVKETAGYWGILFQIIFQTSAGAVMLTDCVFWFIIFPFLVIKDYNMNFVLVGMHSINVVFLLGETALNSLSFPWFRMAYFLLWTAVYVLFQWVIHACTNIWWPYPFLDLSSNYSPIWYLLVALMHIPCYAAFRLIVKMKHFLLSSWFL, encoded by the exons ATGCATTTCTCAGCAGCACCTTCATCAAATTCTTGGCAGCCGGTTGTGACTGCTGACTCCACCGAGGCGTACTACTGGTTGAACTGGAGAGCTCTGCTATGTGCTGTGTGGGTGCTGTCTTCCatgatcgtagcttccattttgGTGTGGAAATTTGAAGGCAGTGCCTTGTGTAAGGATGAGCTGTGGTGGCCTTGTGTGCCGGAGATTCACCCCGTTTGGTTGCTGGTCTTCCGGCTTGTCGCCTTCGTCGCGCTGCTCGGGTTCCTTGTCATCAATGTTCTTGTGGATGGAGGCGGAATATTTTACTACTACACGCA GTGGACGTTTATGCTGGTTACCATTTATTTCTTG ATTGGAACATTGATGTCTGCCTATGGGTGCAAACATCTTGACAAATTTAGTGAGGATAAAGTTGGAGTTACAACTCTGAATGTGGAGCAGGGAACATATATAGCTTCTGTAAACGGTCAAAGGAAGAGGCAGTCTAACGTTCTCGAGGAACAGCTAGTAAAGGAAACTGCTGGCTATTGGGGGATTTTGTTTCAAATAATCTTTCAG acaagtgcaggtgcagtgaTGCTTACCGATTGCgtcttttggttcatcatattcCCATTTCTGGTCATCAAAGATTATAACATGAATTTT GTATTGGTTGGCATGCATTCGATCAATGTAGTTTTCCTTCTCGGTGAAACAGCACTGAATAGCTTG AGTTTCCCCTGGTTCCGTATGGCATACTTCCTACTCTGGACAGCAGTTTATGTCCTATTTCAATGGGTGATCCATGCTTGTACCAATATATG GTGGCCTTACCCGTTTCTCGATTTGTCATCCAATTATTCACCAATATG GTATCTTTTGGTAGCACTGATGCACATACCTTGCTATGCTGCATTTCGATTGATTGTAAAGATGAAGCATTTTCTACTCTCCAGCTGGTTTCTTTAG